Proteins from one Planctomyces sp. SH-PL62 genomic window:
- the ispF gene encoding 2-C-methyl-D-erythritol 2,4-cyclodiphosphate synthase, with amino-acid sequence MRVGIGHDTHRLVEGRPLILGGLRIEHPLGLAGHSDADVVCHAVADALLGAAALGDIGEHYPDTAPEWRDLDSTRLLAEVVALIAAEGWKPVNCDVIVHAQAPKLGPHKAMLRANLARLLGLPDGAVNVKAKTGEHVGPVGRAEAISCHAVVLIEPIDPGR; translated from the coding sequence GTGCGCGTAGGAATCGGTCACGACACGCATCGCCTGGTGGAAGGTCGGCCGCTGATCCTGGGGGGCCTCCGGATCGAGCACCCGCTGGGCCTGGCCGGGCATTCCGACGCCGACGTCGTCTGTCACGCCGTGGCCGACGCCCTCCTCGGCGCCGCCGCCCTGGGAGACATCGGCGAGCATTACCCCGACACCGCCCCCGAATGGCGCGACCTGGACAGCACCCGGCTCCTCGCCGAGGTCGTCGCCCTGATCGCCGCCGAGGGCTGGAAGCCGGTGAACTGCGACGTCATCGTCCACGCCCAGGCTCCCAAGCTCGGCCCCCACAAGGCGATGCTTCGCGCCAACCTGGCGAGGCTCCTCGGGCTCCCCGACGGGGCCGTCAACGTCAAGGCCAAGACCGGCGAGCACGTCGGGCCGGTCGGCCGGGCCGAGGCGATCTCCTGTCACGCCGTCGTCCTGATCGAGCCGATCGACCCCGGGCGTTGA
- the csrA gene encoding carbon storage regulator CsrA, with translation MLVLSRKVNEKIVIDGGIVLTVVKIEGGQVRIGIEAPGHVKIYREELLVKQTADRHAEPALAGV, from the coding sequence ATGCTGGTTCTCAGCCGCAAGGTCAATGAGAAGATCGTCATCGACGGTGGAATCGTGCTGACGGTGGTCAAGATCGAGGGCGGCCAGGTCCGCATCGGCATCGAAGCCCCTGGCCACGTGAAGATCTACCGCGAAGAGCTGCTCGTCAAGCAGACCGCGGATCGCCACGCCGAGCCGGCCCTGGCCGGGGTCTGA
- the rpsU gene encoding 30S ribosomal protein S21, producing MVKLRVRAGESIQEAVRRFRKLCERSGLRKEMRRKAYYEKPSERRRREELKRLRKARQHQSSRV from the coding sequence GTGGTGAAGTTACGGGTTCGCGCGGGAGAGTCGATCCAGGAAGCAGTCCGACGGTTCCGCAAGCTCTGCGAGCGGAGCGGGCTCCGCAAAGAGATGCGCCGGAAGGCGTACTATGAGAAGCCCAGCGAGCGGCGCCGTCGCGAGGAACTGAAGCGACTCCGCAAGGCTCGCCAGCACCAGAGCTCCCGGGTCTGA
- the purB gene encoding adenylosuccinate lyase: MKDYQTYDNPLIQRYASREMAHLWSPQVKFSTWRRLWVALAEAERALGLNISEDQIAAMRAAVEAIDFPAAEAYERRFRHDVMAHVHAFGDAAPAARAIIHLGATSCYVTDNTDLILTRSALTLVRDQLVGAIEALADFAARWKDLPCLGYTHFQPAQLVTVGKRATLWCYELVLDLGEIERRLDDLRFLGVKGTTGTQASFLALFDGDHAKVRELDARVAAAFDFDKTYAVSGQTYSRKVDSLTVASLASIAESAHRFGMDLRLLAHEQEVEEPFEAEQIGSSAMAYKRNPMRAERMCSLARYVMSQVPGIADTAATQWLERTLDDSAIRRLIMPQAFLGIDAVLTLYNNVVPGLVVHPPVIARHLAEQLPFMATENLLMAAVQAGGDRQALHERIRVHSLEAAARMKVGAGVNDLVDRLRNDSAFPKLDFEGIMDPVRFTGRSSAQVDEFLEAEIEPIRRRYAGRAATTAEVHV, from the coding sequence ATGAAAGACTATCAGACCTACGACAACCCCCTGATCCAGCGCTACGCCAGTCGCGAGATGGCCCACCTGTGGTCGCCGCAGGTCAAGTTCTCGACCTGGCGTCGTCTCTGGGTGGCCCTCGCCGAGGCCGAACGCGCCCTCGGCCTGAACATCTCCGAGGATCAGATCGCGGCGATGCGGGCCGCGGTCGAGGCGATCGACTTCCCCGCCGCCGAGGCCTACGAGCGGCGGTTCCGCCACGACGTGATGGCCCACGTCCACGCCTTCGGCGACGCCGCCCCGGCCGCACGGGCGATCATCCACCTGGGCGCGACGAGCTGCTACGTCACCGACAACACCGACCTCATCCTCACCCGATCGGCCCTGACCCTGGTCCGCGACCAGCTCGTGGGGGCGATCGAAGCCCTGGCCGACTTCGCCGCTCGCTGGAAAGACCTCCCCTGCCTCGGTTACACCCACTTCCAGCCCGCCCAGCTGGTGACGGTCGGCAAGCGGGCGACCCTCTGGTGCTATGAACTGGTCCTCGACCTCGGCGAGATCGAGCGTCGGCTGGACGACCTGCGGTTCCTGGGCGTCAAGGGGACCACCGGGACGCAGGCGAGCTTCCTCGCCCTGTTCGACGGCGACCACGCCAAGGTCCGCGAGCTGGACGCCCGGGTCGCGGCCGCCTTCGATTTCGACAAGACGTACGCGGTGTCGGGCCAGACGTACTCCCGCAAGGTGGACTCGCTGACCGTCGCCTCCCTGGCCTCGATCGCCGAATCGGCGCACCGCTTCGGCATGGACCTCCGGCTTTTGGCCCATGAACAGGAAGTCGAGGAGCCCTTCGAGGCCGAACAGATCGGCTCGTCGGCCATGGCCTACAAGCGGAACCCGATGCGAGCCGAGCGGATGTGCTCGCTCGCCCGGTACGTCATGAGCCAGGTCCCGGGCATCGCCGACACGGCGGCGACCCAGTGGCTGGAGCGGACCCTCGACGACAGCGCCATCCGGCGGCTGATCATGCCCCAGGCGTTCCTGGGGATCGACGCGGTCCTCACGCTCTATAACAACGTCGTCCCCGGGCTGGTGGTCCACCCGCCGGTCATCGCCAGGCACCTGGCCGAGCAACTGCCGTTCATGGCGACCGAGAACCTGCTTATGGCGGCCGTCCAGGCCGGGGGCGACCGCCAGGCGCTCCACGAGCGGATCCGGGTTCACTCACTGGAGGCCGCGGCGCGGATGAAGGTTGGGGCCGGCGTGAACGACCTGGTCGACCGTCTTCGCAACGACTCGGCGTTCCCGAAACTGGACTTCGAAGGGATCATGGACCCGGTCCGCTTCACGGGCCGCTCGTCCGCCCAGGTCGACGAGTTCCTGGAAGCCGAGATCGAGCCGATCCGCCGACGCTACGCCGGCCGCGCCGCGACCACGGCCGAGGTCCACGTCTGA